Below is a genomic region from Acidimicrobiales bacterium.
GTGCCAGGCGTCGACGAGCGCCTGCCAGAGTGGCGTCTCCTTCAGGACCGAGCGGAGGTGGAGGGGCGAGCCCCCGCCCAGGTACGTGAACCGGGCGGCCCGCACGGCGGCCACGTTGGCCTCGTCGAAGGCGTCGCGCCGGGAGAGCACGGGCAGGCCGGTGGCCCGGCCGCCGAGCGAGGCGAACCACGCCGTGGCCGTGGCCACCAGGCGCTCGGGGTGCTCGTAGGCGGCCGCCGTCGGCAGGACGACGACCTCGCCGCCGCCGGCCTCGAGGAGGCGGGCGTCGAAGGTGCAGCCCTCCCGCCACTCGCCCCCGCCGACCAGGGCCAGGACGCCGCTCATCCGGGCCTCCGCATGGCTCCGAACCCTACCGCTGGGTAACCTCCGGCCGTGATCAAGCGAGTGGGCATCGTGGGCTCGGGGATCATGGGCTCGGGCATCGCCGAGGTCGCCGCCAGGGCCGGCCTCGAGGTCGTCCTCCGGTCGAGGGCCGACGGCACCGCCGACGCCCTCTACGCCGGCCTGGAGGCGTCGCTCGACCGCCTCGTCGCCAAGGGTCGGCTCGACGCCGGCGAGCGGGACGCCACCCTGTCCCGGGTCGTGTGCACCTCGGCGCTCGAGGACCTGGCCGACTGCGACCTCGTCGTCGAGTCCGTGGTCGAGGACCTCGACGTGAAGAGGGAGCTGTTCGCCGACCTCGACCGGGTGTGCCAGCCCGACGCCATCCTCGCCACCAACACGTCCACCCTGCCGGTCGTCGAGCTGGCCGCGGCGACGGGCCGGCCCGACCGGGTGTGCGGCGTCCACTTCTTCAACCCGGCGCCGGTGATGGCGCTGGTCGAGCTGGTCCGCCCGCTCACCGCCTCGGACGAGACGATGGCCGAGGTGCGGGCCTTCGCCGAGGCCTGCGGGAAGCAGACCGTCGAGGTCGAGGACCGGGCCGGGTTCGTGGTCAACGCCCTGCTGTTCCCGTACCTGAACAACGCGGTCCGCCTGGTGGCGGCGGGGACGGCGTCGGTGGAGGACGTCGACGCCGCCATGCAGGGCGGCTGCAACTTCCCGATGGGCCCGTTCGCCCTGCTCGACCTCGTCGGCCTCGACACCTCCGTCGCCATCC
It encodes:
- a CDS encoding Type 1 glutamine amidotransferase-like domain-containing protein gives rise to the protein MSGVLALVGGGEWREGCTFDARLLEAGGGEVVVLPTAAAYEHPERLVATATAWFASLGGRATGLPVLSRRDAFDEANVAAVRAARFTYLGGGSPLHLRSVLKETPLWQALVDAWHDGAVLAGSSAGAMVLCDPMVDPRGGAFTVGLGLVAQVAFVPHADTWSAELARRTVALAPPDLPVVGVDERTALVREPDGSWSAEGAGEVAVVVGGRPSGLAALPA
- a CDS encoding 3-hydroxybutyryl-CoA dehydrogenase, giving the protein MIKRVGIVGSGIMGSGIAEVAARAGLEVVLRSRADGTADALYAGLEASLDRLVAKGRLDAGERDATLSRVVCTSALEDLADCDLVVESVVEDLDVKRELFADLDRVCQPDAILATNTSTLPVVELAAATGRPDRVCGVHFFNPAPVMALVELVRPLTASDETMAEVRAFAEACGKQTVEVEDRAGFVVNALLFPYLNNAVRLVAAGTASVEDVDAAMQGGCNFPMGPFALLDLVGLDTSVAILDALYEEFRDPNYAPVPLLRRMVAAGRLGRKSGRGFYRYDAD